One Kallotenue papyrolyticum genomic window carries:
- a CDS encoding class II fumarate hydratase — protein MSEGFRIERDSMGEMQVPADALWGAQTQRAVLNFPISNLRFPRSFIKALGLIKKAAAEVNMELGELDERIGQAIVQACDEVIEGQLDRHFVLDIFQTGSGTSTNMNANEVIANRATQLLGGEIGSRLVHPNDHVNMGQSSNDVIPTAMHVAARVAIEQELIPALERLRDALQAKAADFDDVIKSGRTHLMDATPVRLGQEFGGYASQIAHGIKRVREASEDLAELALGGTAVGTGTNQLPEFAQRAIRRIAQYTGVPFREADNHFEAQGAKDAYVYASGALNTVAVSLMKIANDIRWMASGPTSGLAEIQLPAIQPGSSIMPGKVNPVLCEAVMMVAAQVMGNHVTVTIGGQHGNFELNTMMPVMAHNLLEAISITTTVCDAFREKCVAGIVANRQRCQELLERNPAIATALNKVIGYDKAAEIAKEAAATGKSVREVVKARGLLSDEQLDEILNVRDMTEPGIPGR, from the coding sequence ATGTCTGAAGGATTTCGCATCGAGCGCGACTCGATGGGCGAGATGCAGGTGCCCGCCGACGCGCTCTGGGGCGCGCAGACGCAGCGCGCCGTGCTCAACTTCCCGATCTCCAACCTGCGCTTTCCGCGCTCGTTCATCAAGGCGCTGGGGTTGATCAAAAAAGCCGCTGCCGAAGTCAACATGGAGCTGGGCGAGCTCGATGAGCGCATCGGCCAGGCGATCGTGCAGGCCTGCGACGAGGTGATCGAGGGCCAGCTGGATCGCCACTTTGTGCTCGATATCTTCCAGACCGGCTCGGGCACCAGCACCAACATGAACGCCAATGAGGTGATCGCCAACCGCGCCACGCAACTGTTGGGCGGTGAGATCGGCTCGCGCCTGGTGCATCCCAACGATCACGTCAACATGGGCCAGAGCTCCAACGACGTGATCCCCACGGCCATGCATGTTGCCGCGCGCGTGGCTATCGAACAGGAGCTGATCCCGGCGCTGGAGCGGTTGCGGGATGCTTTGCAGGCCAAGGCTGCCGACTTCGACGATGTGATCAAAAGCGGGCGCACCCACCTGATGGATGCCACACCGGTGCGCCTGGGGCAGGAGTTCGGCGGCTATGCCAGCCAGATCGCCCACGGTATCAAGCGCGTGCGCGAGGCCTCCGAAGATCTGGCCGAGTTGGCGCTGGGCGGCACCGCGGTCGGCACGGGCACCAACCAGTTGCCGGAGTTCGCCCAGCGCGCGATCCGCCGCATCGCGCAGTACACCGGCGTGCCGTTCCGCGAAGCCGACAACCATTTCGAAGCGCAGGGCGCCAAGGACGCCTATGTGTACGCTTCGGGCGCGCTCAACACCGTGGCCGTCTCGCTGATGAAGATCGCCAACGACATCCGCTGGATGGCCTCCGGGCCGACCTCCGGCCTGGCCGAGATCCAGTTGCCGGCGATCCAGCCCGGCTCGTCGATCATGCCCGGCAAGGTCAATCCGGTGCTCTGCGAAGCGGTGATGATGGTCGCCGCCCAGGTGATGGGCAACCACGTCACGGTGACGATCGGCGGCCAGCACGGCAACTTCGAGCTGAACACGATGATGCCGGTGATGGCCCACAATCTGCTCGAAGCGATCAGCATCACCACCACCGTCTGCGATGCCTTCCGCGAAAAGTGCGTCGCAGGCATTGTCGCCAACCGCCAGCGCTGCCAGGAGCTGCTGGAGCGCAACCCGGCGATCGCCACCGCGCTGAACAAGGTGATCGGCTACGACAAGGCGGCTGAGATTGCCAAGGAAGCCGCCGCGACCGGCAAGTCGGTACGCGAGGTGGTCAAAGCCAGGGGCCTGCTCAGCGATGAGCAGCTCGATGAGATCCTCAACGTGCGCGACATGACCGAGCCGGGCATTCCCGGACGCTAG
- a CDS encoding amidohydrolase family protein has product MTILRLPGLIDVHVHLREPGGEHKEDYASGTAAALAGGITCVLDMPNTTPPTTTYARLMDKRQRACQGARCDVGIYAGASHDNLHELAAMAPAACGLKIYVNETFGPLRIDDATLLEQHIAAWPGPRPIVTHSEGDVLPLVLELAARHGQRLHIAHVATRREIELIVAAKERGQAVTCEVTPHHLFLSVEDRARLGPFGEVRPRLATPDDRAALWHYLDYIDCIATDHAPHTIAEKQSSTPPPGMPGLESSLPLMLTAVDEGRLTLERLIELMATNPARIFDLPIQPDTWVEVEIGPRERFGARPLHTRCGWTPFADLELAGRVRRTVLRGVEVFDGERVLAAPGSGRVLFGTAA; this is encoded by the coding sequence ATGACCATTCTGCGGTTGCCCGGCCTGATCGATGTGCATGTGCATCTGCGCGAGCCGGGCGGCGAGCACAAGGAAGATTACGCCTCCGGCACGGCGGCGGCGCTGGCCGGCGGCATTACCTGCGTGCTGGACATGCCCAACACCACGCCGCCGACCACTACCTATGCACGCCTGATGGACAAACGGCAGCGCGCATGTCAGGGCGCGCGCTGCGATGTTGGCATCTACGCCGGCGCTAGCCACGACAACCTCCACGAGCTGGCGGCCATGGCACCCGCCGCCTGTGGCCTGAAGATCTATGTCAACGAAACCTTCGGACCGCTGCGCATCGATGATGCGACGCTGCTGGAGCAGCATATCGCTGCCTGGCCCGGACCGCGCCCGATCGTCACCCACAGCGAGGGCGATGTCTTGCCGCTGGTGCTGGAGCTGGCGGCGCGGCATGGGCAGCGGCTCCACATTGCCCACGTCGCCACCCGCCGCGAGATCGAGCTGATCGTCGCGGCCAAGGAGCGCGGTCAGGCCGTGACCTGCGAAGTCACGCCGCACCACCTGTTTCTGAGCGTGGAGGATCGCGCGCGGCTGGGGCCCTTCGGCGAGGTACGCCCGCGCCTGGCCACACCCGACGATCGCGCCGCACTGTGGCACTATCTCGACTATATCGACTGCATCGCCACCGATCACGCGCCACACACCATCGCCGAAAAGCAGAGCAGCACGCCGCCACCGGGCATGCCCGGCCTGGAATCGTCGCTGCCGCTGATGCTGACGGCAGTGGATGAAGGCCGCCTGACGCTCGAACGGCTCATCGAGCTGATGGCTACCAATCCGGCGCGCATTTTCGACCTGCCCATCCAACCTGACACCTGGGTCGAAGTCGAGATCGGGCCGCGCGAGCGCTTCGGCGCGCGCCCGCTGCACACACGCTGCGGCTGGACACCCTTCGCCGATCTGGAGCTCGCCGGACGGGTGCGGCGCACCGTGCTGCGCGGCGTAGAGGTCTTCGACGGCGAGCGCGTGCTGGCTGCGCCAGGATCGGGGCGCGTGCTGTTTGGAACGGCGGCATGA
- the pyrB gene encoding aspartate carbamoyltransferase, which yields MINRPRIFTLDDAPQAVLNQHGFAGQDILSVNQFTPDSLAYIFDVAEEMRAMVERKGGDDLLRGRVLTCLFYEPSTRTSSSFIAAMERLGGSVIPITQGVQFSSVSKGETLHDTIRTLEQYSDVIVLRHPETGSARIAAAAAEIPVINAGDGTGEHPTQALLDLFTIKEELGRLDGIHVAMVGDLRYGRTVHSLTQLLLNYDVRFSFVSPEILRLPLDYMNQVRDAGKEVRETYNVADIIESADVLYVTRVQKERFTDLSQYEQVKDFYRITPELMERAKATAVIMHPLPRVSEIDVRVDSDPRAAYFRQVKNGMYIRMALLAAVLGKA from the coding sequence ATGATCAACCGGCCACGTATTTTCACGCTCGATGACGCGCCGCAGGCGGTGCTCAACCAGCATGGTTTTGCCGGTCAGGACATTTTGTCGGTCAATCAGTTCACGCCCGATAGTCTGGCCTACATCTTCGACGTTGCCGAAGAGATGCGCGCCATGGTCGAACGCAAAGGCGGCGACGATCTCTTGCGCGGACGCGTGCTGACCTGTCTGTTCTACGAGCCCTCGACACGCACCAGCTCCTCGTTCATCGCGGCGATGGAGCGGCTGGGCGGTTCGGTGATCCCCATCACGCAGGGCGTGCAGTTCTCGTCGGTCTCCAAGGGCGAGACGCTGCACGATACGATCCGCACCCTGGAGCAGTACTCGGATGTGATCGTGCTGCGCCATCCCGAAACCGGCTCGGCGCGCATCGCCGCTGCTGCCGCCGAGATTCCGGTGATCAACGCCGGCGATGGCACCGGCGAGCATCCCACCCAGGCGTTGCTCGATCTGTTCACCATCAAGGAGGAATTGGGCCGTCTGGACGGAATTCATGTTGCGATGGTGGGCGATCTGCGCTATGGGCGCACCGTGCATTCGCTGACGCAACTGCTGCTCAACTACGATGTGCGCTTCTCGTTTGTCTCGCCGGAGATTTTGCGTTTGCCGCTGGATTACATGAACCAGGTGCGCGACGCCGGCAAGGAGGTGCGTGAAACCTACAACGTCGCCGATATCATCGAGAGCGCCGATGTGCTGTATGTGACACGCGTGCAAAAGGAGCGCTTCACCGATCTCAGCCAGTACGAGCAGGTCAAGGACTTCTACCGCATCACGCCGGAGCTGATGGAGCGCGCCAAAGCCACCGCCGTTATCATGCACCCGCTGCCGCGCGTGAGCGAGATCGATGTGCGTGTCGATAGCGATCCGCGTGCCGCCTATTTCCGTCAGGTCAAAAACGGCATGTACATCCGCATGGCATTGCTGGCCGCCGTGCTGGGCAAGGCGTAG
- a CDS encoding RsmB/NOP family class I SAM-dependent RNA methyltransferase, producing MTDLPEAFVARMRALLGAEAEELFAALQRPPLVGLRVNTLKIAPDELRRRVPWQLVALPWCPSGFVVQRAAEQEADGAAPFGTPGQHPWHAAGRYYLQEPSAMAVAEALDVQPGQHVLDLAAAPGGKATHIAALLGDRGLLVANEVERSRIKALSENLERWGARNVLITNEAVERLVQRWGARFDRVLLDAPCSGEGMFRKHAQARAEWSVQQIQGCAARQARILEQAAALVRPGGLLVYSTCTFAPEENEQRIATFLRAHPDWRLEPIPRQPGFAPARPDWVDPPLPELVHAVRLWPHRLAGEGHFIARLRRAEQAEVAPPAERERRAAGSRLPAELLAAWQAFARDTLRVELPLAQVAARGDQLVLLPEALPPLDGVRVVRAGLWLGTRRPGRFEPAHALALAVRAEDARRTHALDERSVVAYLRGEPLREAGADGWLLMTFAGAPLGWGRRVGGVIKNFYPHGLRRST from the coding sequence ATGACCGATCTGCCTGAGGCGTTTGTCGCGCGGATGCGCGCGCTGCTCGGTGCGGAGGCCGAGGAGCTGTTCGCGGCGCTCCAGCGCCCGCCGCTGGTAGGGCTGCGCGTCAATACGCTCAAGATCGCGCCGGATGAGCTGCGTCGGCGCGTGCCCTGGCAGCTCGTTGCGCTGCCCTGGTGTCCGTCCGGCTTCGTGGTCCAGCGCGCGGCGGAGCAGGAGGCGGATGGTGCCGCGCCGTTTGGCACGCCGGGGCAGCATCCTTGGCATGCCGCCGGACGGTACTACCTGCAGGAGCCGTCGGCGATGGCGGTGGCCGAGGCGCTGGATGTGCAGCCCGGCCAGCATGTGCTCGATCTGGCCGCCGCGCCGGGCGGCAAGGCCACCCACATCGCGGCGCTGCTCGGCGACCGTGGCCTGCTGGTCGCCAACGAGGTTGAGCGCAGCCGCATCAAAGCCCTCAGCGAAAACCTCGAACGCTGGGGTGCGCGCAACGTGTTGATCACCAACGAGGCGGTGGAGCGGCTGGTGCAGCGCTGGGGCGCGCGCTTCGATCGCGTGCTGCTCGACGCGCCCTGTTCGGGCGAGGGCATGTTCCGCAAGCATGCGCAGGCGCGGGCGGAGTGGAGCGTGCAGCAGATCCAGGGCTGCGCGGCGCGTCAGGCGCGCATCCTGGAGCAGGCCGCAGCGTTGGTGCGTCCCGGCGGGCTGCTGGTGTACAGCACCTGCACCTTCGCGCCCGAAGAGAACGAACAGCGCATTGCCACCTTTCTACGCGCCCATCCCGACTGGCGGCTGGAGCCGATCCCTCGGCAGCCGGGTTTTGCGCCGGCGCGTCCCGACTGGGTCGATCCGCCGCTGCCCGAGCTGGTGCACGCGGTGCGTCTGTGGCCGCATCGGCTGGCGGGCGAGGGCCATTTCATCGCCCGGCTGCGCCGCGCTGAGCAGGCCGAGGTCGCGCCTCCCGCCGAACGCGAGCGGCGCGCAGCGGGATCGCGCCTCCCGGCGGAGCTGCTGGCTGCCTGGCAGGCCTTTGCGCGCGATACGCTGCGCGTGGAGCTGCCCCTGGCGCAGGTCGCTGCGCGTGGTGATCAGCTCGTGCTGCTGCCCGAAGCGCTGCCGCCGCTGGACGGTGTGCGCGTGGTGCGCGCCGGACTGTGGCTGGGCACGCGCCGCCCGGGTCGCTTCGAGCCGGCGCATGCCCTGGCGCTGGCCGTGCGCGCCGAGGATGCGCGCCGGACGCACGCCCTGGACGAGCGCAGCGTCGTGGCCTATCTGCGCGGTGAGCCACTGCGGGAGGCCGGCGCGGACGGCTGGCTGCTGATGACCTTCGCGGGCGCGCCGCTGGGCTGGGGCCGCCGCGTCGGCGGCGTGATCAAGAACTTCTACCCACACGGGCTGCGCCGGTCGACGTGA
- a CDS encoding endonuclease III domain-containing protein: MAILRETMAQFPPPLIDGRNANSRTPFRILIATLLSLRTKDTLTVTVAPRLFAVADTPEAMLALSEEQIAALIYPVGFYRTKARAIREICALLLERHGGAVPPDLEALLALPGVGRKTANLVLAMGFGQPAICVDTHVHRITNRWGYVQTRTPEETEMALRAKLPQRHWIAINGLLVTLGQNICHPTSPRCSACPIAAYCARVGVTRSR, encoded by the coding sequence ATGGCGATCCTGCGCGAGACCATGGCGCAGTTTCCGCCGCCGTTGATCGATGGCCGCAACGCCAACAGCCGCACGCCCTTTCGCATCCTGATCGCCACGCTGCTGAGTCTGCGCACCAAGGATACGCTCACCGTGACGGTCGCGCCACGCCTGTTCGCGGTAGCCGATACGCCGGAGGCCATGTTGGCGCTGAGCGAGGAGCAGATCGCGGCGCTGATCTACCCGGTCGGTTTCTACCGCACCAAAGCGCGCGCGATCCGCGAGATCTGCGCGCTGCTGCTCGAACGGCATGGCGGCGCGGTGCCTCCTGATCTGGAGGCGCTGCTGGCGCTGCCCGGCGTCGGACGCAAGACCGCTAATCTGGTCCTGGCGATGGGCTTTGGCCAGCCGGCGATCTGCGTAGATACGCATGTGCACCGCATCACCAACCGCTGGGGCTATGTCCAGACGCGCACGCCCGAAGAGACCGAAATGGCGCTGCGCGCCAAGCTGCCGCAGCGCCACTGGATCGCGATCAACGGGCTGTTGGTGACGCTAGGACAAAACATCTGCCACCCGACCTCGCCGCGCTGTAGCGCGTGCCCGATCGCGGCCTACTGCGCGCGCGTGGGCGTGACGCGCAGTCGATAG
- a CDS encoding asparaginase has product MSTIVIITTGGTIAMRRVAAGGAVPQLNGEELVALLGPAGEHVRVDNLFSLPGGHLTTAHLHQLVQRVAEHARDPEVAGIVVTHGTDTLEETAMLLDLALDTPTPVVLTGAMRTASAVGYDGPGNLAAAIAVARAPQARGQGVLVAFNDRIWAGSEVQKIHGQAVDAFGAPGSGPLGTTCGGEVRLLHRIAQRTHIPLRRLVEPVDLLTATQAGDERLLRAAIDSGTRGLVLETLGSGRVPPWWLPALETARARQLPVVVCSRTGAGAIGDEYGYPGATHDLRRLGCLFAHGLNGPKARIKLMLALGAVTTPDQVAQFFH; this is encoded by the coding sequence ATGTCAACAATTGTGATCATCACCACCGGCGGCACGATCGCCATGCGCCGCGTCGCGGCCGGCGGCGCGGTGCCCCAACTCAACGGCGAGGAGCTGGTGGCGCTGCTGGGGCCCGCCGGCGAGCATGTGCGCGTCGACAACCTCTTCAGCCTGCCGGGCGGTCACCTGACTACCGCCCATCTCCACCAACTTGTGCAGCGTGTCGCCGAGCACGCACGCGATCCGGAGGTCGCCGGCATCGTGGTGACGCACGGCACCGACACGCTGGAAGAAACGGCCATGCTACTCGATCTGGCGCTCGACACGCCCACACCGGTGGTGCTGACCGGCGCGATGCGCACCGCGTCGGCGGTGGGCTACGACGGGCCGGGCAATCTGGCCGCAGCCATCGCCGTGGCGCGCGCGCCCCAGGCGCGTGGGCAGGGCGTGTTGGTCGCCTTCAACGACCGCATCTGGGCCGGCAGCGAGGTCCAGAAGATTCACGGCCAGGCGGTGGACGCCTTTGGCGCGCCCGGCTCAGGGCCGCTGGGCACTACCTGCGGCGGCGAGGTACGTCTGCTGCATCGCATCGCGCAGCGCACGCACATCCCCTTGCGGCGGCTAGTCGAGCCGGTCGATCTGCTGACGGCAACCCAGGCCGGCGATGAACGCCTGCTGCGCGCAGCGATCGACAGCGGCACGCGCGGCCTGGTGCTGGAAACGCTGGGCAGCGGCCGCGTCCCGCCCTGGTGGTTGCCGGCGCTGGAAACGGCGCGCGCCCGGCAGCTGCCGGTGGTGGTGTGTTCGCGCACCGGCGCGGGCGCGATCGGCGACGAGTACGGTTATCCCGGCGCGACGCACGATCTGCGCCGCCTGGGCTGCCTGTTCGCTCACGGCCTCAACGGGCCCAAGGCGCGCATCAAGCTGATGCTGGCCCTGGGCGCCGTCACCACGCCCGATCAGGTGGCGCAGTTCTTCCACTGA
- the pyrF gene encoding orotidine-5'-phosphate decarboxylase — protein MHFFQRLEETSTRNTSLLCVGLDPDPKRLPDWCLEFADPVLTFNRHIIDLTCDLVCAYKPNIAFYEALGGNGWSTLYDTILYAHSKGIPVILDAKRGDIGSSAEKYAHAVFQRMGADAVTVNPYMGWDAVEPFVRYAERGVFVLCLTSNAGAQDFQMLDGNGRPLYEHVAEQAAGWNERGNIGLVAGATYPDELGCVRLLAPDLWILLPGVGAQGANLEIAVDYALRRDGSGVIVNASRAVYWADDPREAALRLRDQINAVRARKLEQVAQERRARPRASTDPHKVSLALALHDVGAIQFGNFTLQSGVQSPIYVDLRLLVSKPEALALAASEYGRILENLVFDRLAAIPYAGLPLGTAVALQTRTPLIYPRKEVKSYGTRRAIEGWYHAGETVVVLDDLITSGASKLDAIKPLRDAGLLVHDVVVLIDRESGGSEELAAHHINVHSVFKLRDLLDILVHHERISADQRAQVENFLQMQTA, from the coding sequence ATGCACTTCTTCCAACGACTTGAGGAAACCAGCACGCGCAACACCTCGCTCTTGTGCGTCGGCCTCGATCCAGATCCGAAACGCCTCCCCGACTGGTGTCTCGAATTTGCCGACCCGGTGCTCACCTTCAACCGCCACATTATCGACCTCACCTGTGATCTGGTCTGCGCTTACAAACCCAACATCGCGTTCTACGAGGCCCTCGGCGGCAACGGCTGGTCCACGCTCTACGACACGATCCTGTACGCTCACAGCAAGGGCATTCCGGTCATTCTCGACGCCAAACGCGGCGATATCGGCTCCAGCGCTGAGAAATATGCGCATGCCGTCTTCCAACGCATGGGCGCCGATGCCGTCACCGTCAACCCCTACATGGGCTGGGATGCGGTCGAACCCTTCGTGCGCTACGCCGAACGCGGTGTGTTCGTGCTGTGTCTGACCTCGAACGCCGGCGCGCAGGACTTCCAGATGCTGGACGGCAACGGACGGCCCCTCTATGAGCACGTCGCCGAACAGGCAGCCGGCTGGAACGAACGCGGCAACATTGGACTGGTGGCGGGCGCAACCTATCCCGACGAGCTGGGCTGCGTGCGGCTGCTGGCACCCGACCTGTGGATCCTGCTGCCGGGTGTGGGCGCGCAGGGCGCCAACCTCGAAATCGCGGTGGACTACGCCCTGCGGCGTGATGGCAGCGGCGTGATTGTCAACGCCTCACGCGCAGTCTATTGGGCCGACGATCCCCGTGAAGCCGCGCTGCGCCTGCGCGATCAGATCAACGCCGTGCGCGCACGCAAGCTGGAGCAGGTCGCCCAAGAGCGCCGCGCCCGGCCGCGCGCCAGCACCGATCCGCACAAGGTCAGCCTGGCACTGGCGCTGCACGACGTCGGCGCGATCCAGTTCGGCAACTTCACGCTGCAATCGGGGGTGCAATCGCCGATCTACGTCGATCTGCGCCTGCTGGTGAGCAAACCCGAAGCGCTGGCGCTGGCTGCCAGCGAGTACGGACGCATCCTCGAAAACCTGGTCTTTGACCGCCTCGCAGCGATCCCCTACGCCGGCCTGCCGCTGGGCACGGCGGTTGCGCTCCAAACGCGCACGCCGCTGATCTACCCGCGCAAGGAGGTCAAAAGCTACGGCACACGGCGCGCGATCGAAGGCTGGTACCACGCGGGCGAGACGGTGGTCGTGCTCGACGATCTGATCACCAGTGGTGCCAGCAAGCTGGACGCGATCAAGCCCTTGCGCGACGCCGGCCTGCTGGTGCACGACGTGGTCGTGCTGATCGACCGCGAGAGCGGCGGCAGCGAGGAGCTGGCCGCCCACCACATCAATGTGCACAGCGTCTTCAAGCTGCGCGATCTGCTCGACATCCTGGTGCACCACGAACGCATCAGCGCCGACCAGCGCGCGCAGGTGGAAAACTTTCTCCAGATGCAGACCGCCTGA
- the lpdA gene encoding dihydrolipoyl dehydrogenase — MAETQYDVVVIGSGPGGYVAAIRAAQLGLKAAVVEKGEMGGVCLNVGCIPSKAFLHAAEIYTEAKEGKRIGVVADNVTLDFGAVAAYKERVVKQNSNGVAGLLRKNRVDVYKGFGRVSGPNSVTVQGENGEQTLQTRFIIVATGSTPRSLPFAQIDEERILSSTGMLALKEVPKRLVIIGGGVIGVEMATAFHAFGAEVTILEALPRIISIADEEVSDELLRTMTRRGIKIHTNVKVGGVDPTDSGVSVMYTDAEGKEQQVTGDKLLLAVSRAPLTKDIGLEAVGVELNERGYVVTNEYMQTRVPSIYAIGDCVGRTGLAHVASAEGILAVEHIAGHEAHPINYEKVPSPMWCEPQVGFAGLTEAQARERGYDVKVGKFPFTGNGHAAILGQRAGFVKIVAEKQYNEILGIHIIGPRATELLAEAGLALSHEATAESLVNTVHAHPTLYEAILEAAHGLFEGPIHI; from the coding sequence ATGGCCGAAACACAGTACGATGTGGTGGTGATCGGATCAGGGCCGGGCGGCTACGTCGCCGCCATTCGCGCCGCGCAGCTCGGCCTCAAAGCGGCTGTGGTCGAAAAGGGCGAGATGGGCGGCGTCTGCCTCAACGTTGGATGTATTCCCTCGAAGGCGTTTCTGCACGCCGCCGAGATCTATACCGAAGCCAAGGAAGGTAAGCGCATCGGCGTGGTCGCCGACAACGTCACGCTCGATTTTGGCGCCGTTGCCGCCTACAAGGAGCGCGTCGTCAAGCAGAACAGCAACGGCGTGGCCGGGCTGTTGCGCAAGAACCGCGTGGATGTGTATAAAGGCTTCGGACGCGTCAGCGGACCGAACAGCGTCACGGTGCAGGGCGAGAACGGCGAGCAGACGCTCCAGACACGCTTTATCATCGTCGCAACCGGCTCGACGCCGCGCTCGCTGCCCTTTGCCCAGATCGATGAAGAGCGCATTCTGTCCAGCACCGGCATGCTGGCGCTCAAGGAGGTGCCCAAGCGGCTGGTGATCATCGGCGGCGGCGTGATCGGCGTGGAGATGGCTACTGCGTTCCATGCCTTTGGCGCCGAGGTGACGATCCTGGAGGCGCTGCCGCGCATCATCAGCATCGCCGATGAAGAGGTCAGCGACGAGCTACTGCGCACCATGACCCGCCGGGGCATCAAAATCCACACCAACGTCAAGGTCGGCGGCGTCGATCCCACCGACAGTGGCGTCAGCGTGATGTACACCGACGCCGAGGGCAAGGAACAGCAGGTCACCGGCGACAAGCTGCTGCTGGCCGTGAGTCGCGCGCCGCTGACCAAGGACATCGGGCTGGAAGCGGTGGGCGTGGAGCTCAACGAGCGCGGCTACGTGGTAACCAACGAGTATATGCAGACGCGCGTGCCGTCGATCTACGCCATCGGCGACTGCGTGGGGCGCACCGGTCTGGCGCACGTCGCCTCGGCGGAGGGCATTCTGGCGGTGGAACACATCGCCGGCCATGAGGCCCACCCGATCAACTACGAGAAGGTACCGTCGCCGATGTGGTGCGAGCCACAGGTCGGCTTTGCCGGCCTGACCGAAGCGCAGGCGCGCGAGCGCGGCTACGACGTCAAGGTCGGCAAGTTCCCCTTCACCGGCAACGGCCATGCTGCGATCCTGGGGCAACGCGCCGGCTTCGTCAAGATCGTGGCCGAGAAGCAGTACAACGAGATTCTGGGCATCCACATCATCGGGCCGCGCGCCACCGAGCTGCTGGCCGAAGCCGGGCTGGCGCTGAGCCACGAAGCCACTGCCGAAAGCCTGGTCAACACGGTGCACGCCCACCCGACGCTCTACGAGGCGATTCTGGAGGCAGCGCACGGTCTGTTCGAAGGGCCGATCCACATCTAA
- a CDS encoding TIGR02588 family protein: MTAQRHKRNPRADARAGRSLPEWISFAIAALILLTIVGALIYDWIATPPTPPVLTVRQGATRQANGLFYVPFQVENSGGATAAAVQVVATLRVGDHEEQGEQQIDFLAGGETAEGAFVFMRDPAAGELELRVAGYKMP, encoded by the coding sequence ATGACAGCACAGCGGCACAAGCGCAATCCTCGCGCGGACGCGCGCGCCGGACGCAGCTTGCCCGAATGGATCAGCTTTGCCATCGCCGCGCTGATCCTGCTGACGATCGTCGGCGCGCTGATCTACGACTGGATCGCCACACCTCCCACACCACCGGTGCTGACAGTGCGCCAGGGCGCGACGCGCCAGGCCAACGGCCTATTCTACGTACCCTTCCAGGTCGAGAACAGCGGCGGCGCAACCGCCGCAGCGGTGCAGGTGGTGGCCACGCTGCGCGTCGGCGACCATGAAGAGCAGGGCGAACAACAGATCGACTTCCTCGCCGGCGGCGAAACGGCCGAAGGCGCGTTCGTCTTCATGCGCGACCCGGCGGCGGGCGAGCTGGAGCTGCGCGTCGCCGGCTACAAAATGCCCTAG
- a CDS encoding TIGR02587 family membrane protein translates to MSHRQTTRHTWHHELDDLVRGASGGFLFGIPLLYTMEVWWIGSHASPLRLLLALTLTFGLVLALNRTAGFRRTQDIRLRDAAMDSVEALAIGLVCTALVLTLLREITPATPRDETLGKIIFESVPFALGVALANQFLSGSREGDDATAAQPPAPTRNRQLNATLADIGATLIGATIIAFNIAPTDEVPMLAAASSAPWLLALMAASLLISYGIVFEAGFTRQQQRFQQQGIFQRPLSETVAAYLASLLAALGMLLFFGQLSFDDPWQLWLRYTLILGLPATIGGAAGRLAV, encoded by the coding sequence ATGAGCCACCGGCAAACGACGCGCCATACCTGGCATCACGAACTCGACGACCTGGTGCGCGGCGCATCGGGCGGCTTTTTGTTCGGCATCCCGCTGCTCTACACCATGGAAGTGTGGTGGATCGGCTCGCACGCCTCGCCGCTGCGGCTGCTGCTGGCGCTGACGTTGACCTTTGGCCTGGTGCTGGCGCTCAATCGCACCGCCGGCTTCCGCCGCACACAGGATATTCGTCTGCGCGATGCGGCCATGGATAGCGTGGAGGCCCTGGCGATCGGTCTCGTCTGCACCGCGCTGGTGCTGACCCTGCTGCGCGAGATTACGCCGGCCACGCCCCGCGACGAGACGCTGGGCAAAATCATCTTTGAGAGCGTGCCCTTTGCGCTGGGCGTGGCGCTAGCCAATCAGTTTCTGAGCGGCTCGCGCGAGGGCGACGACGCGACCGCCGCCCAGCCCCCAGCGCCTACGCGCAACCGTCAGCTCAACGCCACCCTGGCCGACATCGGCGCGACGCTGATCGGCGCCACGATCATCGCCTTCAACATCGCGCCGACCGATGAGGTACCGATGCTGGCGGCGGCCAGCAGTGCGCCCTGGCTGCTGGCGCTAATGGCCGCCTCGCTGCTGATCTCCTACGGCATCGTCTTCGAGGCCGGTTTTACCCGCCAGCAGCAGCGCTTCCAGCAGCAGGGCATCTTCCAACGACCGCTCAGCGAAACGGTCGCCGCCTACCTGGCATCGCTGCTGGCGGCGCTGGGCATGCTCTTGTTCTTCGGTCAGCTCAGCTTCGACGATCCCTGGCAGCTCTGGCTGCGCTACACGCTGATTCTCGGCCTACCCGCCACGATCGGCGGCGCGGCAGGACGGCTGGCGGTATGA